The Dreissena polymorpha isolate Duluth1 chromosome 4, UMN_Dpol_1.0, whole genome shotgun sequence region TGATGTAATGTTTTCAGATAAACGAGTTTACTAATAACTTGATATATACGTGCGTTTGTGTGTAACTGCAACGAACatgaattaaacatgtattaaatgCATTGATGTAAGCGAGTGTGCGCAGCAACGTTGATCAATACGTTTATTTATTGTGTACATCAATGTTCAGATAACTAGTTCGTTCGTTAGCGAAAACGTAATTAAGCCAGGTTGGTATATCACTCACAAACTCAAATACAACGTTACAAGACTTTATAATTGCCATGGTAACGCAGCGTCGCTAGCAACACAGTTGTCTGTTCATACGATATATCATTGTATtacttttaatgcaaataattggTTTTACAAGGATGCTGCAGTATTGATCCACGCCCGCGATCGCCATGAGAGTTTTATAAGTTGCCAATCAGCAGGTGAGAATGCCAATCAGTAGTTGGTTATGTTAATCAGCAGTGCGGAAGGTCATTCAGCAGATTGGAAGGTCATTCAGCATATGGGAATGTCAATCAGCAGGTGGGAATTTCAATCAGCTGGTGGGAATGTCAATGAGCAGGTTAGAATGCCAATCAACAGGTgggaatttaaatttaatttaaatcagcAGCTGGGAATGTCAATCAGCAGGTAGGAATGTAAAGGCAGGTGGGAATTTCAATGAGCAGGTGGAAATGTCAATAAGTAGATGGGAATTTCAATGAGCAGGTGGGAATTTCAATGAGCAGGTGGGAATCTCAATAAGTAGGTGGGAGTGTCAATCAGTAGGTGGAAATGTCAATCAGCAGGTGGGAATGTCAATCAGCAGGTAGGAATGTAAAGGCAGGTGGGAATGCCAATCAGCTGGTGGGAATTTCAATCAGCAGGTGGGAATTTCAATGAGCAGGTGGGAATGTCAATAAGTAGGTGGGAGTGTCAATCAGCAGGTGGAAATGTCAATCAGCTGGTGTGAATGTCTAGCAGCCAGATGATAACTCCAACCAGCAGGTGTATATGTCAATCTGCTAGTGGGGATGTCGATCTGCAGGTGGGAATGTCGATTTGCAGGTGGGAATGTAGATCTGCAGGTGGGAATGTAGATCTGCATGTGGGAATGCCAATCAACAAGTCGGAAAGCCAATCAGCAGATGGGGATGCCAATCAGCAGGTCGAAATGCCAATCAGCAGGTTCGAATGCCAATCAGATTTTTATGTCTCGAAGAGCCCATAtttatttggaatattttttAGTGTACCTGTTGCCCTTCCAACCTCTTTCATAAGTGTGTGTTGTGACAAGTGCACAGCTTTTCACTTTTTCTCTGCAGCATAAATGTCATTGCGTGCAAATGAATGTTTACTGCTACTAATCATTGTTACGTTCTTTACTCGTGAAACTATGGCATTATCAAATAATAATCCACTTGTTCGATAATTATAGTACTCCGCGTTACATCGTATAGTGGAGTACTTTTGTCCTGACGgacatgagaaaacaaaccggttttgcgagtttgttttgtgtattgctatttatagaaataaatagcgaTAGAAATCAGTTCTAGCGAAGGCGTCAACGTGGCACGAtcaaattcaaattcatgttttgtatgagtacatttttatgtatatattgtatatccataattgttttatttaatattttatgttatgtatatgcTCGGATAAAGGCCGTAATTCCGATATTCTGAAGAATGGTCTAAGTGCATTGCTACGTGCCCCACGTTTCTTCCTAGGTAGGGAATAAACCCACCATAAAAGGGAGTTGTTCGTGGGCGGCTACCATTCTTGTGAcgaatatatggttaaatctGTAGTTGATGCTTTATCGTAATGCGGTTTAATTCTATACACAATTTACTGAATATTTACTACAGATTTTACCTGAGCATACATTTATGCGCACGATGAAAATGCGCATCAATTATACTTGTAATTTCGTATTACTGTACCTGCTTTATGAAAATCAAGATTGTCTTGAAACTCTGTGCACATGCGGCCAAAATATATGCGTCTCTCGCAAATCGcacaacagtgttgttgtttgtttgtttgaaacataGTTAGGACTTTGACGTACAACTGATAACGACAGAGCTGAAATAGACATCGCTCAAAGCTGAACTGAATTCAGTTGCTGGGAACACACTGAGGActataaaaagtatacatttattttttgccaaatttaaCGTCTGCATGTGTGATTAGTTACTCATCATGGTTATATTAACAATCGCTCACCGACAGTTTTGACTCCCATCCTGCAAGAGCTATGTAATTGTTAAGTACactcattttcttttttaaggtgCACCATATTTGCTCTTCTCATGGAACGTGTTTACCGTAGAATTATATTACAGAAAATCGTGATTTTGATGTTTGCTTTGAGTGTCATAATGTTTCTCGCCTTTGGATTCTGTGTATATTCTAAACACACTACTGATTTACACTAGCTTGGGTTTTCTATTCTTCATTTGTTCATCTCTGTTTACCATTATCAACACCAACACACGTGAATAAAATGTTGATTGAGTTTTAAAGAAGAAGCAATCATAAAAAAGAACATACCATACTTGGTTCATACGTGCACAAGCATTGTTAATATACATTTTGTGAACATCAAATTAGCATTTGCAAACAAACATAGTCTAGAAGATGCACTAAGGCTTTTGGACAAAACTTCGTCACCTGTACGAAAGTTCTTCAAAATTTGATTTTACGAAATTAAAACAATGTGCTCTGACATAGCTTAATATTTCCATGAAATTGAGCCACGTCGTGCGATAATgaatatgtgttttgttctgagaaaactgggtataatgcatgtgcgtaaagtgtcgtcccaggttagcctgtgcagtccgcattagCAATAGTTAAGAGTCAAACATATTctggaaaataatatatttttgccCAAACAAGTGTCTTGAGCGAATGAGAAAAAACGATTGATAATTTGAAATCATACGCGACAAACAACTATATCGCATTAACGACGTTAGTGTCTGACATATTATTTATGGAAAATCAAATTCTTTGTTACGAGATACTGTTTTTCTTAACTGATATGTCTTTCTGTATATGAAATGaacctcgttctgagaaaacagggcttaacgcgTGTGCGTTAGGTGTCCTTCttgcccgcacaggctaatccggaacgacactttccactcaAAGTGAAAGAAGACaatttccattaaagcggaaattgtcgtccctgatcaatctgtgtggacttcacaagcTAACCTGAGtcgacactatgcacatgcattaaaccccgttttcccagagcgaggctcattaaTTTGTCTCCGGTCATAAAaactaaacatttattttaaaataaaattactaaaaaaagaaatcatcaaAGTATTCTGATGTAACGCAATGTAATATAAGCCATTATCTGGAATTAACACGATGTTATGAGTAccgtaaataatattaaaaaaaacactcactGTAACAATGTTGTAACAACAAATTATAAAGCAGAACGGAGTTGAACATGCATAGAAATTGATAAGACAAGCTTTAAAATTTCACATTGTTCGATCACCGTATGGTTATTTAAAAGACACTGAACGTTCCTGTGTAATATAAACTCATTAAAATTTGGCAGGTATACACAGTTTACAGCATCACCGCTATACACTCGTTTCACTCAAGCATGGCCTAGTTTGCTCATTCAAACAGTTTTGCGCTATCTGATCACGTGACACACATACGTGATCCCCACCCGTGCACCGACGCTGTGGACACGCGTCACTGTCGTCTGCCTGCAGACACGTGCACTTGGCGTCCCGCTCCGCCGAATCACTGTTCACTTGCACTGGATATTCCGAGGATGCAGACGACACTTCGTCACTGCTGCCCGGACAGAATGAAATAAGTCTACGCTTACAGCGGGAATGGTAATGCTGCACTTTCACGATTGGGCAGATGTCCACCGGAACTGTCGTCGAGTGCAAGCTGAGCGAGCCTTGTCCAACATTTCTGCTTGTTCCGTGAGAATTTGAATCATGTTCGTGTAATTCCTCTTTTTCAAGCGATATATGTGTACCTGTTTGCAATGATCTACACTGCTTATGGATGTTTGTAAATGCATAGCTAAACTTAAAACGCTCTTGTTCGTCCACTAGTGAAGGCAAACTTTTATTTCTCTGGTACGAAACCTCATTGACTTCCCCATATTCGGTCACTGAGTGAAAGTGCATGCGAGTTTTGGCATTGTGTGAAACGAGATCAGGcggaatttttaaaattattccATTCAGTTGTCTTTCCTTTAAATCCATCGCACGGACGTTTTGTATCCAGTGCGCTGTTGCCACTTCCGCGTCTTCTTCAATTTCCGGTGGGTGCGAAACACAGTTACCAAGTGTACAGATATCACCACGAGTTGTTCGTTTTATACTTGATGTTCTGTTGATTTCCCGTGTGTTACATCCGTCCATTCCATTCACACAAGAAGCGGCATCATTTAATAAAACACCCCCATTGTTACTGCCTGCAACTTCCTCCGAAATCTTTGCTCTTTCAACCCAAAGCAGTTTAGCACGTTCGCTTATCAGCTCAGTAGTATCCTGCTTATAATTGGTAACAGTTTTCTCGACGAAAACGTCTGAAGGATATTCATCCGGAAAAGATTTCATTTTTATCTTCTCTAGCACCTTTAATAGTCTCTTTCTGCACAGGGTGCGGTAAACCACATAAATAACAAGCAACACGAGAAGTCCTCCCAAAATGGTAGCGGTGTTTATGCCAACTTCCGGGTTATAGGAGCTGTAAAAGCGCTCACTTGCGGCAGTTGACGTATTAAGGGGTAGGTAATATGGCGTCCTATGCGCGTAATGGATCGTCTGGGATGCTGAGTTTTGCGTACCGGAAGTGGTGATATCCGTCTGCCCGACTGTCACGTTTTTACCGTGTATTTTAAATGGCAAATCATCTCTGTTCATTTCTCCTCATTTGACTAAAACAAAAGAGAACAAATATTAATGCTTCTGGAAAAAGTACTCATTTAAAAGGATGTTCCTATCATAAGCAGGGTCAATTTGTGTTCAATGAAACGTTACTCTTCATGCAGAGATGAACATAGCTCTGCAAACtatttcgtaaatatttaacTGTGACAACGGACTATTTGTTTGGGACTACATAGGATGCTCATCAATGATACAGTTTATGTACAAGTCTTGACCAAATTGAtcgttttttgtatttatttatttggtgttttttttccgAAATTTTGGCACTTTTACCGAGCCCTAACTTAACTACACATGAACAAGTGACAAATTGATCTCGGTGAATTATTATATTCCGGGTTAAAATGCATAATGTTATCGTACTCATTTTATGCTCATTGCTTCATCAAACCTTCTTACTTTGTAATTGTGAACCAAATACAACATTATATAGGCTATATAGGATATAATGGGTGATGTATCAGGATAACGGGTGCAAGTTGTCCGTTAAAATCTTCATGGGAACAGTAGCTACAAATGTAATTACATGTATCTGGCCTGTATCTATGTAATACTCATCAAAGGATTTGCAAGTGTTACTATACGTTACTATTTGATGGAGGTGATAAAAAGTGATTGACAAATGTAGCTTAAAACTCGGATCTGGTATTTTCCTGGTGGCGTCACGAAATGTGATGACATACGGATACCTCCAAAGATAGGGCCGCGCGTTTATGAATCGAACGTTACCGAATAATATTGGCAACACTATTGGCATTTACGTATAGTGACGAAGTTATAAAAGTCTACGGAGCACCAAGAACGGAGTCCAGACGGACTTTTAcggaaaaaatattcaaaagatACGTCGTCAATACGAATAATATCAATAGAGCACATCATTTCCAATTCGGTATACTTCCCTCGTTATTTTGAGACATAATTTGTGAAGTTACCGGGGTGACTTGGCGATATAATCGGGATATGGAATCTAGCTCCATTAATTTTATATGAAaagcaaatgtattttatattacacACAGTAACATGATAAATCAATCAATTTATAACGCTTATATATGTACAATTGTATGTTTAACACAACGTTGATGTGTGGCTTTACACAATGTTTACACTACATGACCAAAAAGGATACTTTACTGCGTTTGTTGTGTTACATTTAAGAGCTCAGTTTCACTGCAGCTTTACTTTTGCTACAGCATAATGTAAAGTGTATGGTTGCAATTAATTCATTAATACACACAGCGTTTATTTATTGACTGGATTTGTTGGGATGTTTGTAAGGATAAAACTACGTCTTAAGAATCAAATTTCctgaaaaaggaaaataaaacagcGATCAATATGAACGAAGATCGACATCATCTCCATATATGCTATTGGAATCTTTGGCTTTTGTGGAATAATTCTATCACTTACGACATCAAATGTCTCTCATAAAATGTAAGCAAACGTGATATTTGCGAACTCCGAGATCGATAAACATCTAAGGCTAAAGAAATAGAAATATAGTTATGATGCATTTTATTTGCGACTTTAACGGTACCGACTTCACAGATTTTGGCcagtattgaagtttgtcattaaatgctttaaatttcatgaatgtaaacatttgaactaaatagatccagtaaaaaacaagcataaagttaataaaaaagcataacacacgtaacccttaactgggctcgagcCACTGACACTTAGAGTAAAAGGCAAACACTTAGtactcggccattcgtgctcatacagTTACtggtgcattttatactttatataagcaatcctcttaatgtcacaaaatataatgatagcAACGGAACTcaccatttttttaataatttataaattatgaatttttaaatatcatatactacaacgaaaatttgcaaaccTGAGAAACACGTtggttcaattttgtcaatatgcAAAAACGTAAAAAGGTCACTTGAAGACCAGATATTGGCTATGAAATGCTTAATTGGCGCATATTATTTCGTAGCAAAAATATGTCTACGCCACCCTAAcagattagatataaattaatttGCCCGCGAAGTTTCCATAGTATGAAATTATTGAGAAGAACATGATCTATATTAAACTATTTATTACTTTGTCGTGTGCGTAGATGTATTGGAATTCACTGAACGCACGCAGTGAACTCAAATACCTCACAAACAGACCCTCTGATATAGCAGGAGAATGTTGAATGGAGGTCAACACGTAGAAGTCGAAGATATTTGTGAACACTACGAACAAAAACTGTGCAGACATCAACATAAACGATAGAGAGCTAGAATGGGTGACCTGTTTCAACTAGTCGGGAGCAACCCTTTCCAACGAAAGCACTTGAGGTCGGAATAAGAATTGCCACGACAGCCGCAGCGATAACAAGAATAAGTTGGCTGTAGACAATAAACTTCATCAGCCTCCACACAAAGTGCGGGCTCTACAAGTACCTAGTAATCTCCATCCTACTGTCCGGCTGCGAGACCTGTGGCAGCTTCAAGCGGACACAGAAAACATGATATACAAATTTGAACACACGTGTCTCTGAAGTTTGCTTCGCATCCACTTGAAGCACTAGACAAACGAGTACATCCGGACCATGACAGCAGCACTTGTTGGCTCACACGAGCACCAGCCACGGCAAATTGTTCAAGTCTGTACCCCAAAGAGTGCTGGACGGAGGTCGCAGTCTAAGCCGTCAGATGACAAGCTTGATGGGAAATTTAAAAGAATGTATTTCCCTTCTCATGTATGAGCTACTAACAGCATCCAACTACGCTATTTAAGAAAGTTATATACAGTAAAAACTGACTTAAcggtcacttgagaataacgATCAACTGCTGACAACGGTCAGTTTGGATTCCCCccgacgaaaatcactctatattatACTTGATAATAACGGTCAAtcgtccataacggccaa contains the following coding sequences:
- the LOC127876102 gene encoding uncharacterized protein LOC127876102, with translation MNRDDLPFKIHGKNVTVGQTDITTSGTQNSASQTIHYAHRTPYYLPLNTSTAASERFYSSYNPEVGINTATILGGLLVLLVIYVVYRTLCRKRLLKVLEKIKMKSFPDEYPSDVFVEKTVTNYKQDTTELISERAKLLWVERAKISEEVAGSNNGGVLLNDAASCVNGMDGCNTREINRTSSIKRTTRGDICTLGNCVSHPPEIEEDAEVATAHWIQNVRAMDLKERQLNGIILKIPPDLVSHNAKTRMHFHSVTEYGEVNEVSYQRNKSLPSLVDEQERFKFSYAFTNIHKQCRSLQTGTHISLEKEELHEHDSNSHGTSRNVGQGSLSLHSTTVPVDICPIVKVQHYHSRCKRRLISFCPGSSDEVSSASSEYPVQVNSDSAERDAKCTCLQADDSDACPQRRCTGGDHVCVSRDQIAQNCLNEQTRPCLSETSV